The stretch of DNA tccaacgatacctcattttcgaaaatcggtcaagccgtttagtcaatatggccgccacaatttttcatcgaaaatcgaccataactcgaaaacggcttgaccgattttgatcaacccggggtcaaatgaaagatctcaacaaaccctacaactctctagaacatccgaagtttcaaaagtgaccgctagggggccaaaaatcaaaaacaaaattttcgatgagttttcgatgaatatctcgaaaacgacgacataaattttttttattttttgatatgttgtagctgaccatattatctagcttcatgcaaaaatgaagaaaatctatggatccgttctcgagatatagccttccaaagttggcatgtcatatctcgggttctgcaagtccgatcttgatcaactcaagcgcaaatgaaaggtttcgagaaaccctacaaatgtctagaacattgcaacttcgagaaatgaccgcaagaggcgctaaaatcgaaaacaaagttttcgaaaatttcgaactcgaatttttcgaaaatggcgacataaatttttttcatttttcgatatgttatagctgacttcaagacctttcaaacaaaaaaaaaatcatgaaaatctatggatccgttctcgagatatggccttccaaacatttcttagggtatgacttttcaacttttcccgactttgcgcgtatttaaattaattcgcgttctagtttgctctcacaaaattggtacactgaaagaaacacagctcccgtaagcttggtcagcttaccagtacatttttttaatttttcccccttttttaaatttctaggaaaaatcattatatACCCAGACTTCCAAAGAAGCATTACAGATAAATGGACACTCTAATGGACATTCACATGAAGGTATgtgttagaagaaaaaaaaacttaagaatgtCTGATAAGATGATaaggagaattttattgttttagaGCCACAAAAAGTGATAAACGGTATGGATAAGATTCAAAAGGAGCTTAGTGAGCATTTTAGGGCAAAAGAAAACGGAACGTTACCAAGAAAACCACCAGCAATGCAACCAATTGTGAAACGTCTACTCACCGAAAAGCCCACAGAGTCAGCACGGAAGGACGATAGTGAGCGATTGATGTTGAGCCATGGGAAGAGGAATTTCGTTGTGAAGAAACAAATTCCTGCTACTCCTACCACCAATGGTTGTTCAAGCACCAACACCGCCGCACCTTCCACGGAGAGGCCagggaaaaagaaagattttccagTTGCAAATGAAAGTATAACAAAAGTTCAAGAGGATTGCAAACCTGCAGTGGCAGAGAACTCGGCTAAAGCAGTTGACGTTCCCATTTTGGCCAGTACGCAGTGTCCAGATGTCGCCAAGAAGCCAGCAGAAGCACCtgaaatgaataataataCGTCAATTAAGGCAGATAAGAAAATCCCAACACCACTCAAACCTCTTCAGATGCCAACGTCACAGCAACAAGTTACAAAATCACCGGATATTACGAAGATCATCAAGACACCCACAACACCCAAAACACCCATGTCACCGCAGTCAAAACTAAAGATCACCCATGGGAAACGAAATTTTACCCTTCCGGGGAGGATAAAGGGCACCAAGGAACATTCGCAGAAGCCAACAGCTGAATTCTTAGCGGTGAAACTGCGTGAGATCCCCAATAGTCCCCTCCAGGAAGCCACACAACAAGTAACAGTGGACAGTCCATGTACGGACACAGTCAATCTTCCACCCTTTAGATCAGCCACCCTTGGGAGAAAACGTGAGGATCCCCCACCAAATCCCATGGTTCCCGCTGCTCCAACGTACGATGCACCCAAATACGACCAGAAGCTCGTTGTTTCCTTCGCCATGGATCTCGCAGCAACACCCAATCGCTACCCGGATCGCGTTAAAGTATCCCCCCCGCGAGCCTCACCGGAAATACCCCAGGAATTGGCTCAGCTGCGTcagaaaaaattcaccatCGACCCAAATCGCTTCAGTGTTTATCAAGATTAAgaaatatgtaaataaaataaaatgccatAAGTGGTTTATTGTAGCTttgttttatcatttttttttagttttttgtaaataaatatgaatttaaaatacaaaatactaaatttgattaaattgattcTCAATAGATGGAgttaaagtgcaaaaaaaactccaacaggtggcattgatttttttcttattatcaaagccattaaaaaaagatattgaaggaaattcatgaataaaaaacatattttgtaaaaaaaaaaaaacaataaaattggtctcttgggaaagctgttagaatttacacatttttaatgttgtcatttttcttggggttttttttttaaatttgattttccaatGTTGATTACATTTATAgactaattattgaagtgtaaaaaaatcacttttcgccattttaagtgcgacgccatcttgtgatttttcgacttttccacagaactgtcCAAAAGCACAAAACAAAGAGACTTTGGGAGTACATAACTCCTTCCGGAAGCGTCGGCAGGGAACCCGCTTCTTAATGCAGCAGAATTAAAATAACCATTTCTGGAGCTTTCGACGCAGTTTGCGCGTCTTCCTCACAGCGGTCATTAAAGTCTAATTTTGGCGGATTGCATTAACGCGTATATCTCGCTTAGCGAAATATTGGAGGGCTTTTCGGATTTTTCCTCtactttttcacaattttcctcaaatttcaGCATTTACAACTCTTTACTGGACGTACtggattctttttctcttcataaagagaaaaatgtgacttttgttcagatatttttggcatttttctacttttttcagccccagaaaggaaattcaaaattctgttaCATCAgacattggtatttcctctttcatttgctttttaccccatctaAATCCATCcggtagatcctgagaaaaacctacctttgtgttttgaggaaaatcacaagatggcgtcgcacccaAGATGGCcgaaagtaattttcttactctttaataataagtctttaaatgtaaccaacacttgaaaaacaagtttaagaaaaaccccaagaaaaataaaaacatttaatttcaccagctctcacaagagaccccccttaaattaGGTAATGTAAACCATATGGGATTGCATAATCTCCTTTAATTTAGATAAGCAAAGCTACTAATAAACCACCAAACACTTACTGCTTTTTTGTGataagaatttgaatttttattccataaagattttctctgtcagcaaaattcatttttcattaaactgtttcttatttttttcttttcttttagtaaaATCCATTAAAGAGTAATATTTGTTTGTTTCATCTTCTCTACAATTACATCTCATGTcactaaaaaataatacagTTAAAgttgaatgcaaaaattcGTCAATCTGAAATTCTACGATGAAGAAAActaattccatttaatttttgcaataaggAGCTTTTAGACAAAattctctcgttttttttgcttttaagtTTGTTAATTCTACAAGGTACaccatatattttaaatattattcaaattgtgtgaatgacattttttttttataaatctctACAAGTTTAAATTCTCTGAAAATGttaatagatttaatttttttgtttgtttttttttataaatcttccaaaaaaaagtttttcaaccaattttctttatgtccatggaattaattttcttttctcttatcAAGTTATTTCTTATCAGCTTTTCAAGACATTTTTTCATCTGCAATTCTTAATGCTTCCTGtccttacatttttttatctactcgtaaatattgatttttaatcgCCATTCTACATTCTACTTTCTAAGGAATCACATGCAACATTCTTTtatcttcacaattttcttctcccattctatgattttttttaatcctttttttttttagacaacTTTGAGGatcaaatttttcaactttcGCTTGACCTCTCGCCCCATCTTGGCTGCACTGAAATATTACTTTTAAGCATCTCTTTAGGGACATTTTGAATTACAATAAATTGCATAGAATTTTCACCAGAACATTCCAATttagatggattttttttttaaaaatgtttcgaaacattcatttacttttgaaccaattttttttaataaaatattaaagattttcatgaGTTTTcgttaaggggggtctcttgggaaaattgttagaatttacataatttttaatgatgtaAATttcggggtttttcttaaacatggttttccgatgtaggttacatttgaagcgtaattattgaagtgtaagaaaat from Lutzomyia longipalpis isolate SR_M1_2022 chromosome 4, ASM2433408v1 encodes:
- the LOC129796155 gene encoding proteoglycan 4-like, which codes for MTPPEIMCPTPPPPPPPLLATQPSANGHGDITLGRAELMQAIRNGTNLKTTPKEKSLYTQTSKEALQINGHSNGHSHEEPQKVINGMDKIQKELSEHFRAKENGTLPRKPPAMQPIVKRLLTEKPTESARKDDSERLMLSHGKRNFVVKKQIPATPTTNGCSSTNTAAPSTERPGKKKDFPVANESITKVQEDCKPAVAENSAKAVDVPILASTQCPDVAKKPAEAPEMNNNTSIKADKKIPTPLKPLQMPTSQQQVTKSPDITKIIKTPTTPKTPMSPQSKLKITHGKRNFTLPGRIKGTKEHSQKPTAEFLAVKLREIPNSPLQEATQQVTVDSPCTDTVNLPPFRSATLGRKREDPPPNPMVPAAPTYDAPKYDQKLVVSFAMDLAATPNRYPDRVKVSPPRASPEIPQELAQLRQKKFTIDPNRFSVYQD